GATGCCGTAGGTCAGGCCAACGGCGTCAAGGTCGTGCGAACCGAACTCGGCGCCCCCGACGAAAAGGGTCGTCGTTCCCCACAGCCAGTAGCGGGTTCAGAGCACACGCTGGCCGCCGATGCCGTTATTATGGCTTTCGGCTTCCAGCCGCACGCCATGCCTTGGCTGTCTGCCTCCGGTGTTATTCTGGACAACCGTGGGCGAATTTCGGCTCCCGAAATCGGCGACTATCCGTATCAGACCGGCAACGACAAAATATTTGCCGGCGGCGACGCGGTGCGCGGTTCCGATCTGGTCGTCACCGCTATTGCTGAAGGAAGAAAGGCCGCTGAAAGCATTATGTCCTACCTGAACGTGTAGGGGTACTGACATACAAAAGGCGACGTTTGTCGCCTTTTTACTTTTTATTTTCTGACTTTTGTTTTCTTACCGACTTCTCCTACCGGGCAATCTCTTCAGAAGCATGTTTTATAAACAGCTCTCTTAGCCACTGAACCGCCGGGTCGTGATGAACGCGATGGTGCCAAATCAATCGAGTAAAGAACGTTCTGGCGTCGCAGGGATAGGGGAGCACTTCTAAATCCGCCATCTTTGCAAAGTGCAGCGCAGTCTGCCTCGGCAGCGTCAGCACAAAGTCCGTCTCAGCCAACACCATTGGCGCGGCCAGAAAATAAGGCACCGTCACGGCAATGTCAAAATCTCCCGTTTGTGGAAACGCTGCCTCGTCGAGCGCATAGCCCTGCTCCTGCTTGCCGTCATGCACCATCACCTGTATGCGCCGATAGCTGTTAATTTTCTCCTGCGTCAGGGGAAGTCCCTCTTGCATATGACTGACTAACGGATGCCCCTTACGCACCAGACAGGCATAAGAGGTTTGAAACAGATTCACTTCATGAAAATCGGCGGGCATGGTCACCAGTGGGAAAATAGCCAAGTCCATTCGGCCATATTTCAGGCTGGCGCAAAGATCGTTGCCAATCGGCAGGATCTCGATTCTGGCCTTGGGCGCCTGCTCAAACAGGTCTTTCATCACTCGAGAAAAAATAGAGAACACGCCGTTATCTACCGCCCCTAAGTAGAGCGTTCTCGTCAGCGTTTCTGGCTTGAAGATATCCGGTTCAGTAAGCCTTTCGAGCTCCAACAGCGCTGCCGTAATGCGGGGTGAAAGCGCTTTGGCTCTGGGCGTGGCCTGCATGCCGTAGCCCGCTTTAATAAAAAGATTATCGTTAAAAATAGCCCTCAGTTTAGTTAAGGCCCGACTGGCGGCTGCCTGGCTCATTCCCTGCTTGTTTGCTGCCAGCGTCAAAGACTCTGTTTCTGACAGCGCTCTGAACAATCCTAATAGTTCAGTATCCAAAGGTAGATTTTCCACTTTACGCATGATCGTTATCCGGAAAGGCCTCTTTATCTCTTTTTAGAGATAACCTACTATCGCCATAAAGTAAATAAATGTAAAAAACGTTACGTGATCAAGTTCAAATTTATATTAAATAACTATTTGATTATATTGAAATAAATTTGAATGCAACGTAGCTAAATTATCTCTCAAACGTTAATTTTTTCATATTTTATTTAACATAATTATTTGAAGAGGTATGACCATCCACATAAAAAACAAGGCTAATCACCAAGTTACCGAACAACGGCATGACCTAAAGCTAACGCTTTGAAAATAAAGTAACTAGTCTCATTTTTTGCAGCCAAGAAATACTGACAGTTTTTAGGATGGACGGGGCAGGTAGGGTTTGAAACGACGGTGCCCCAATTTATTAAGAAAAATAATATTGCCAATTTAGGAGATAGCTATGTTTACGAAAACCAGAAAAACGCTGGTAGCGGGCGCAGTTGCCCTGGCCTTTGGCCTGACGGCCTCGGGAGCAATGGCCGCAGGGTTCAAACCCGCACAGCCGGCGGGGAGCCTAGGCGCCGTTATTGTCGATCCCTACGGTAACGCGCCTCTGACTGCACTGGTTGAGCTCGATGGCCATAAAATTTCTGACGTCAAAGTTACCGTTCAAGGAAAAGGCGACAAGGGTGTACCAATCAGCTACAGCGTCGGAGCAGAATCATTAAAAAACTATGACGGCGTGCCCATTTTCGGCCTGTACCAAAAGCATGACAACAAGGTCACCGTTGAGTTTAAAGAAGACGGCAAGCCAATGAAGGACGAATACACCGTCAAAACGTCGGCTATTGTCAACAACTACATGGACAACCGCTCCATCAGCGATCTCCAGCAAACTAACGTCGTTAAAGTTGCTCCCGGCTTTGAAGACCGCCTTTATCTCGTCAATACACACACCTTCACCGCACAGGGTTCAGACTTGCACTGGCACGGTGAGAAAGACAAGAACGCCGGTATTCTTGACGCCGGCCCAGCCGGTGGTGCCCTGCCTTTCGACATCGCACCGTTTACCTTTATCGTTGATACCGAAGGCGAATACCGCTGGTGGCTGTCTCAGGATGCCACCTATAACGGTCGCGACGTTAATATCAACAAGCGCGGCTACCTGATGGGCATTCGCGAGACGCCCCGCGGCACATTTACCGCTGTTCAGGGTCAGCACTGGTATGAATTCGATATGATGGGTCAGATTCTGGTTGACCATAAGCTGCCTCGCGGCTTCATGGACGCAACCCATGAGTCTGTCGAAACCTCCAAAGGAACCGTACTGCTGCGCGTCGGCAAGCGCAACTATAAGCGCGAAGACGGCCTGCACGTGCATACTATCCGTGACCACATTCTTGAAGTGGATAAATCTGGCCGCGTTGTAGACGTGTGGGATCTCAACCAGATCCTCGATCCGCTGCGCGACAGCCTGCTTGGCGCGCTTGATGCAGGTGCCGTTTGCGTTAACGTCGACCTCGCCCACGCTGGCCAGCAGGCCAAGCTTGAGCCGGATACACCGTACGGCGACGCGCTGGGCGTTGGCCCAGGTCGTAACTGGGCGCACGTTAACTCCATTTCTTACGACGACAAAGACGACTCCATCATCCTTTCATCTCGCCATCAGGGCGTCGTGAAAATCACTCGCGACAAAAAAGTGAAGTGGATCCTCGCGCCGTCTAAAGGCTGGAACGAGAAGCTGGCACCGAAGCTGCTTAAGCCGGTTGACGCCAACGGCAAGGCACTCAAGTGTGATGAAAACGGCAAGTGTGAGAACACTGACTTCGACTTCGTTTACACCCAGCACACTGCCTGGCTCTCCAGCAAAGGTACGTTGACCATATTCGACAACGGTGACGGCCGCGGTCTTGAGCAGCCTGCTCTGCCAACCATGAAGTACTCTCGCTTCGTTGAATACAAGATTGACGAGAAGAACATGACCGTTCAGCAGGTTTGGGAATACGGTAAAGATCGCGGCTATGACTGGTACAGCCCAATCACCTCTATCGTTGAGTACCAAAAAGACCGCGACACCATGTTTGGTTTTGGCGGCTCTATCCACCTGTTTGACGTTGGTCAACCGACCGTCGGCAAGCTGAACGAAATCGACTACAAGACCAAAGAAGTCAAAGTTGAAATTGACGTTCTGTCAGACAAGCCTAACCAGACGCACTACCGCGCTGTGCTGGTTCGTCCTCAGAACATGTTCAAATAAAAAAATCCCAAAGCCCCGCGAGTCGGGGCTTTATCACGCTGTTTGAGATCCAAAACATTTTAAGCGCTAAGGAGTATCCACCATGTATACGAGCCCGTTAAAGAAAATGTTCAAAAGCGCACTGTGCGCTGGCCTGCTGGCTACGTCGTTTATGGCCTCAGCCTTTACGGAAGGGACTGACTATATGGTTCTGGAAAAGCCCATTCCCAACGCTGAAAAAACGCTGATCAAAGTTTTCAGCTATGCCTGCCCTTTCTGCTACAAGTACGACAAAGCCGTAACGGCTCAAGTGGCTGAAAAAACTGCAGACACGGTCACCTTCGTGCCTTTCCACCTAGAAACCAAAGGTGAATACGGCCGTCAGGGAAGTGAAGTGTTTGCCGTTCTGCTTGCAAAAGATCAGGCGGCTGGCGTTTCTATCTTTGGCGACAAGTCACAGTTCAAAAAGGCTAAATTTGCCTACTACGCTGCCTACCACGACAAAAAAGAGCGCTGGGCTGACGGCAAAGATCCAGACGCCTTTATCAAAACGGGTCTGGACGCTGCCGGCATGAGCAGAGCTGACTTTGACGCTGCTCTGAAAGAGCCAGCAGTTCAGGAAACGCTGGAAAAATGGAAAGCGGCCTATGATGTAGCAAAAATTCAGGGGGTTCCTGCCTACGTGGTTAACGGTAAGTACTTGATCATGACTAAGAGCATCAAGTCTATCGATTCTATGGCTGAACTCGTCAAAGAGCTGGCTGCAAAATAAGGATTTCACATTATGTTTAAGAAAATGTGGAGAGACCTGCGTACCTCTCCGGTAGATACGCTGGTGAGATGGCAAGAACAGCGCTTCTTGTGGCTTCTTATGGTCGTCGCTATGGGTGGCCTGATTATTCTGGCTCACTCGTTTTTCCAAATCTATCTCTACATGGCGCCCTGTGAACAGTGTGTGTACATCCGTTTTGCCATGTTCGTTATGGTTATTGGCGGGCTGATCGCCGCCATTAACCCAAAGGTTCTGGTACTTAAGCTGATTGGCTGTGTTGCTGCTTTCTATGGCTCCATCACAGGCCTTGGATACTCCATCAAGCTTAACGGTATTCACCACGCGGTTCATAGCCCGGATGCGCTGTTCGGCGTACAGGGATGTTCAACCGATCCCAACTTCCCCTTCGGCCTACCGCTAGCCAAGTGGGCACCCGAATGGTTCCTGCCTACCGGCGACTGTGGCTATGACGCCCCTATCGTTCCGGATGGCGTAACCTTAAGCAGCTTCCAACAGTTCTTCGTTGATATGTACGTTCAGGCTGAAGGATGGTACCTCATTCCATCCATGAAGTTCATGAACATGGCGCAGTCCTGTTTCCTTGCCTTCGGCGCCTGCTTTCTTATTCTACTGGTGATGACTATCGCCTGGGGAATCAAGATTGCCAGAGGCGGCAAGAAATCCGCTTTAGCCTAAGGCTAGCGGCAGCAAAAAGGCGAAGCACTATGCTTCGCCTTTTTATTTGTCCGACAGTTCACTTATTCAATCTATCAGGTTGCAGCCTGCCGTTACTTTACGACTCTAAGCGCAGGCCTGCCGCGCGGCGGAGGCGTCGGCTCGTTATCATCACCGTCCCCACCGCTCTCTGGCTTGCTGTCTTCTGGGGAGGAAACCAGATGGATACCGTCGGCACGCTCTTTGTCGCCAGTCTCCAGCTCTTCGTCATCAAATGACTGAGAATCTGGGTACTCTTCCGGCTCAAAAGCCATACCTACGCCGTTTTCCCGCGCGTAAATAGCCATTGCTGCCGCCAAAGGCACTTCAACCTTACGAGGAACGCCGCCAAAGCGAGCGCTAAACCGAATCTCATCGTTGCCCAATTCAAGGTTGCCGACCGAGCGAGGCGCGATGTTCAATACAATCTGCCCATCGCGAACGAACTCCATCGGCACCATAACGTTAGGCGCCGTTGCGTCAACCACCAGATAAGGCGTTAAACCGTTATCCAGCAGCCAGTCATAAACGGCACGAAGCAGATAGGGGCGACGGGGCGTCATCCCGGTTATCCTCTCATCTGCAGGCGCATTTCGCGCTCGGCTTCCGTCAGAGACGCTAAAAACGACTCGCGTTCAAACACACGATTCATATAGGCCTTAATCTCTTTTGCGCCACTTCCGCTTAGCTCAATACCCATCTGCGGCAAGCGCCACAGCAGTGGAGCAAGGTAGCAGTCAACCAGACTAAACTCTTCACTCATAAAGTAAGGCGCTTCATTGAAAATCGGGGCAATGGCCAGCAGCTCTTCGCGTAGCTGCTTGCGGGCTGCGTCTGCATCCGGTGCGTTGCCGCTCAGGATTGTATTAAGCAAAGAATACCAGTCCTGTTCAATGCGGTGCATCATCAGTCGGCTTGTACCGCGAGCAACGGGATAAACGGGCATAAGCGGTGGATGAGGGAAGCGTTCATCCAGGTATTCCATAATGATTTGCGACTTGTACAGAGTTAATTCGCGATCGACCAGAGTAGGCACGGAGCCATAGGGATTCAGATCGATTAAATCCTGCGGCAGGTTATCCATGTCGACCTGTTCAATCTCAACGCTCACACCTTTTTCAGCCAAAACAATACGAACCTGATGGCTGTAAATATCAGCCGGGCCGGAAAATAGCGTCATTACCGAACGTTTATTGGCAGCGACAGCCATGAAAACCTCCAAGTTTCTCAATTAATAACTCATGAATAATGACAGCGGCGGTCTACACGCTAGCCGCCAAACGCCTGTCTCAATAATGAATGATTGTTAATAGAATTCGCTTATTGATTCAATAACGCATACTGAACGTCGGCTAGTTTAGCAGATTTTCAGCGCTCTTGATCAGAACCGAGTGATAATTTATCTGTCATTCACAACAGATTGTTATTCCAGACTAAAATAAAGACACTTAACAAAAAGTAGAAATAAAAAAACCCGGCATAACCGGGTTTTTTAACGCTAACTTGATGCCGAAGCGGCAAACAATTAACGCTTGGAGAACTGAGGACGACGGCGTGCTTTACGCAGACCGACTTTCTTACGTTCAACTTCACGCGCGTCACGAGTAACGAAGCCTGCTTTACGCAGCTCGCCACGAAGTGACTCGTCATATTCCATCAGTGCACGGGTAATACCGTGACGGATAGCACCAGCTTGACCGGAAATACCACCACCTTTAACAGTGATGTACAGATCCAGTTTACCAATCATCTCGACCAGTTCTA
This DNA window, taken from Leminorella richardii, encodes the following:
- a CDS encoding LysR family transcriptional regulator, which codes for MRKVENLPLDTELLGLFRALSETESLTLAANKQGMSQAAASRALTKLRAIFNDNLFIKAGYGMQATPRAKALSPRITAALLELERLTEPDIFKPETLTRTLYLGAVDNGVFSIFSRVMKDLFEQAPKARIEILPIGNDLCASLKYGRMDLAIFPLVTMPADFHEVNLFQTSYACLVRKGHPLVSHMQEGLPLTQEKINSYRRIQVMVHDGKQEQGYALDEAAFPQTGDFDIAVTVPYFLAAPMVLAETDFVLTLPRQTALHFAKMADLEVLPYPCDARTFFTRLIWHHRVHHDPAVQWLRELFIKHASEEIAR
- a CDS encoding aryl-sulfate sulfotransferase; its protein translation is MFTKTRKTLVAGAVALAFGLTASGAMAAGFKPAQPAGSLGAVIVDPYGNAPLTALVELDGHKISDVKVTVQGKGDKGVPISYSVGAESLKNYDGVPIFGLYQKHDNKVTVEFKEDGKPMKDEYTVKTSAIVNNYMDNRSISDLQQTNVVKVAPGFEDRLYLVNTHTFTAQGSDLHWHGEKDKNAGILDAGPAGGALPFDIAPFTFIVDTEGEYRWWLSQDATYNGRDVNINKRGYLMGIRETPRGTFTAVQGQHWYEFDMMGQILVDHKLPRGFMDATHESVETSKGTVLLRVGKRNYKREDGLHVHTIRDHILEVDKSGRVVDVWDLNQILDPLRDSLLGALDAGAVCVNVDLAHAGQQAKLEPDTPYGDALGVGPGRNWAHVNSISYDDKDDSIILSSRHQGVVKITRDKKVKWILAPSKGWNEKLAPKLLKPVDANGKALKCDENGKCENTDFDFVYTQHTAWLSSKGTLTIFDNGDGRGLEQPALPTMKYSRFVEYKIDEKNMTVQQVWEYGKDRGYDWYSPITSIVEYQKDRDTMFGFGGSIHLFDVGQPTVGKLNEIDYKTKEVKVEIDVLSDKPNQTHYRAVLVRPQNMFK
- a CDS encoding thiol:disulfide interchange protein DsbA/DsbL encodes the protein MYTSPLKKMFKSALCAGLLATSFMASAFTEGTDYMVLEKPIPNAEKTLIKVFSYACPFCYKYDKAVTAQVAEKTADTVTFVPFHLETKGEYGRQGSEVFAVLLAKDQAAGVSIFGDKSQFKKAKFAYYAAYHDKKERWADGKDPDAFIKTGLDAAGMSRADFDAALKEPAVQETLEKWKAAYDVAKIQGVPAYVVNGKYLIMTKSIKSIDSMAELVKELAAK
- the dsbI gene encoding protein-disulfide oxidoreductase DsbI, translating into MFKKMWRDLRTSPVDTLVRWQEQRFLWLLMVVAMGGLIILAHSFFQIYLYMAPCEQCVYIRFAMFVMVIGGLIAAINPKVLVLKLIGCVAAFYGSITGLGYSIKLNGIHHAVHSPDALFGVQGCSTDPNFPFGLPLAKWAPEWFLPTGDCGYDAPIVPDGVTLSSFQQFFVDMYVQAEGWYLIPSMKFMNMAQSCFLAFGACFLILLVMTIAWGIKIARGGKKSALA
- the sspB gene encoding ClpXP protease specificity-enhancing factor: MTPRRPYLLRAVYDWLLDNGLTPYLVVDATAPNVMVPMEFVRDGQIVLNIAPRSVGNLELGNDEIRFSARFGGVPRKVEVPLAAAMAIYARENGVGMAFEPEEYPDSQSFDDEELETGDKERADGIHLVSSPEDSKPESGGDGDDNEPTPPPRGRPALRVVK
- the sspA gene encoding stringent starvation protein SspA encodes the protein MAVAANKRSVMTLFSGPADIYSHQVRIVLAEKGVSVEIEQVDMDNLPQDLIDLNPYGSVPTLVDRELTLYKSQIIMEYLDERFPHPPLMPVYPVARGTSRLMMHRIEQDWYSLLNTILSGNAPDADAARKQLREELLAIAPIFNEAPYFMSEEFSLVDCYLAPLLWRLPQMGIELSGSGAKEIKAYMNRVFERESFLASLTEAEREMRLQMRG
- the rpsI gene encoding 30S ribosomal protein S9, with the protein product MAENQYYGTGRRKSSSARVFIKPGSGNIVINQRSLEQYFGRETARMVVRQPLELVEMIGKLDLYITVKGGGISGQAGAIRHGITRALMEYDESLRGELRKAGFVTRDAREVERKKVGLRKARRRPQFSKR